From Pontibacter actiniarum, a single genomic window includes:
- a CDS encoding dienelactone hydrolase family protein, protein MKLKYPILALFLLSQVALGQELPDSLKSKKWLRTIQNNALEAGSSQAMYKPANSGYALYFSRADTINVPYLVHVPKSYNPQKSYPLLVYLHGGVVSLKNFEYKDPEFAEEPIFTVADKYNAIVLFPFGKKDFGWVGQQKAFENILAMLHQTKQVYNIDERQVYLGGMSNGGTGTFWFISHAPEHFAGFYTFSAHPELKTGAIDFSNISQDKPLYSLHAKDDKVFPYDAVKEIYDAHKADAPAWHFEVLDSGGHGFIYRENGEETINQVLRKLLNQLSR, encoded by the coding sequence ATGAAACTGAAGTACCCTATACTGGCGCTTTTCCTGTTAAGCCAAGTGGCGTTGGGGCAGGAGCTCCCTGATTCTCTCAAAAGCAAGAAGTGGCTCCGCACCATCCAGAACAATGCCCTAGAGGCAGGCAGTAGCCAAGCAATGTATAAACCCGCCAATAGCGGATACGCGCTATACTTTTCACGGGCAGATACTATAAACGTGCCGTACCTGGTGCATGTGCCTAAGTCTTACAACCCCCAAAAGTCTTACCCGCTGCTCGTGTACCTGCATGGGGGAGTTGTAAGCCTAAAGAACTTTGAGTATAAGGACCCTGAGTTTGCCGAAGAACCCATCTTCACAGTGGCAGATAAGTATAACGCTATAGTTTTGTTCCCTTTCGGCAAAAAGGATTTTGGATGGGTAGGGCAGCAGAAAGCCTTTGAAAACATACTTGCCATGCTTCACCAAACCAAGCAGGTGTATAACATTGATGAGCGGCAAGTATATTTAGGCGGCATGTCTAACGGTGGTACAGGTACTTTTTGGTTTATCAGTCATGCTCCCGAGCATTTTGCAGGCTTCTATACGTTTAGCGCCCACCCCGAACTTAAAACCGGGGCGATAGACTTTTCCAACATATCCCAAGATAAGCCGCTGTACTCCCTTCATGCCAAAGACGACAAGGTTTTCCCGTACGATGCCGTCAAAGAGATTTACGATGCACACAAAGCCGACGCACCGGCCTGGCATTTCGAGGTACTGGATTCAGGCGGGCACGGC
- a CDS encoding helix-turn-helix domain-containing protein — MDFTSFHPLAPALEPYIDYYYIQRYQSQRTQLRYQCFPHLNNSLSLFSRAGFHFDEVGSHVQYSASDKPLSLLTVIRKAPLWVHHTGPLHKVAVVFKPVGLAAFTEQPVGLLAPNFVAAVDPFGGALDALQAKVFSVSDPKQLTSLLDDFFLALLNPKPQHLLESLYNAVVDLDAPQPLHLIAEQHNISRRHMHRLFLQHFACSPETYRQIARFRYALHMATKPEEKQTLTQLAYATRHTDQSHWNKQCRKWTGCNPKKLLATGTSLGVQDTFWRLDFGM, encoded by the coding sequence ATGGATTTTACCAGCTTTCACCCGTTGGCTCCTGCCCTAGAGCCATACATTGATTACTACTATATACAGCGCTACCAGAGCCAGCGTACCCAGCTACGTTACCAGTGCTTTCCTCACCTCAACAATTCGCTGTCTTTGTTTAGTAGAGCAGGGTTCCATTTTGATGAGGTGGGTTCGCATGTGCAGTACAGTGCTTCGGATAAACCGCTGAGCCTGCTAACCGTGATTCGGAAAGCGCCGCTCTGGGTACATCATACCGGCCCGCTGCACAAAGTTGCGGTTGTGTTTAAGCCCGTAGGCTTAGCCGCTTTTACAGAGCAACCGGTAGGCCTGCTGGCGCCGAACTTTGTGGCTGCGGTAGATCCATTCGGCGGTGCCTTGGATGCGCTGCAGGCAAAAGTGTTTTCTGTTTCTGATCCTAAGCAGCTTACGAGCCTTCTTGATGACTTTTTCCTCGCCTTGCTTAACCCAAAGCCTCAGCACTTGCTGGAGTCGCTGTACAACGCGGTAGTGGATTTGGACGCACCACAGCCTCTGCACTTGATAGCGGAGCAGCACAACATAAGCCGTCGGCACATGCACCGCCTGTTCTTACAGCATTTTGCCTGCTCACCTGAAACGTACCGTCAGATTGCCCGCTTCCGGTATGCCCTGCACATGGCTACCAAGCCAGAAGAGAAACAGACGCTTACGCAACTTGCATACGCTACCCGGCACACAGACCAATCGCACTGGAACAAGCAGTGTCGCAAATGGACGGGCTGTAACCCTAAGAAGTTGCTTGCTACAGGTACAAGCCTTGGGGTGCAGGACACGTTCTGGCGCTTAGATTTTGGAATGTAA
- a CDS encoding lysophospholipid acyltransferase family protein: MLYAILKMIYRLGLRVFFRRLEVRNRHLIPDQGPLLVVSNHPNTFMDPIVTASLLRQPVFFIAKSTVFGSGFQNWMLRQMHLIPIHRREDNPDQPVSNEEAFTASFRALRQGKTLLIFPEGNSYNQRRLRKVKTGTARIALGAEAAAAATLGVRILPVGLNYSDPTRFRSDVFVNVGEPIQVAAYASAYEQDGQAAAQALTDTIRQRLESLIIHTPTDEEDALARQVEALYKDQLAAAIPIPAPEHIRDFLLTKAIVRGINYFSQTAPEQVAALKHDIHQYTLQLRRLRLHDALLGKGRSTVLGRSAFGLFLLLLGLPLYLYGLLHNYLPYIIPSRVARAATKEEEWYAPIMLTVGIFSFPLFYALEAWLLWEWLQPPFYKLMLYLLSLPLSGFFALGYWNTLLHTQAHWLLLRLFFRRRNVVEELRKQRQCIIVQLEQARQAYMAQQEGE; this comes from the coding sequence ATGCTGTACGCCATACTTAAAATGATTTACCGCTTAGGGCTCCGGGTTTTCTTCCGGCGGCTTGAGGTGCGCAACCGCCACCTGATACCTGATCAGGGGCCACTGCTAGTGGTGAGCAACCACCCCAACACCTTTATGGACCCTATCGTAACGGCCTCGCTGCTGCGGCAGCCTGTGTTCTTTATTGCCAAGAGCACCGTGTTCGGCTCCGGCTTTCAGAACTGGATGCTACGCCAGATGCACCTCATCCCCATTCACCGCCGGGAGGACAACCCAGACCAGCCAGTCAGCAACGAAGAGGCCTTTACCGCCAGCTTCCGGGCGCTGCGGCAGGGGAAAACCCTGCTCATTTTCCCGGAGGGGAACAGCTACAACCAGCGCCGCCTGCGCAAAGTTAAAACAGGCACGGCACGCATCGCGCTCGGAGCCGAGGCCGCTGCAGCAGCTACCTTGGGCGTGAGAATACTACCGGTGGGCCTGAACTACTCTGACCCGACCCGCTTCCGCAGCGATGTGTTTGTAAACGTGGGCGAGCCCATTCAGGTGGCCGCGTACGCCAGTGCTTACGAGCAGGATGGGCAGGCAGCCGCGCAGGCGCTGACCGACACCATCCGTCAGCGACTGGAGTCCCTCATCATCCACACGCCCACCGATGAGGAAGACGCGCTGGCACGGCAGGTAGAGGCCCTCTATAAAGATCAACTGGCAGCTGCCATACCCATTCCCGCGCCGGAGCATATCCGGGACTTCCTGCTCACAAAGGCCATTGTGCGCGGCATCAATTACTTTAGCCAAACCGCGCCGGAGCAGGTGGCGGCCCTCAAGCACGACATACACCAGTACACCCTCCAGCTCAGACGCCTGCGCCTGCACGATGCCCTGTTGGGCAAGGGCCGGAGCACTGTACTTGGCCGAAGCGCCTTCGGGCTATTCCTGCTTTTGCTGGGGCTGCCGCTGTACCTGTACGGCTTGCTGCACAACTACCTGCCCTACATTATCCCCTCCCGGGTAGCACGAGCGGCAACAAAGGAGGAGGAATGGTACGCTCCTATTATGCTCACAGTAGGCATCTTCAGCTTCCCGTTGTTCTACGCCCTGGAGGCATGGCTTCTGTGGGAGTGGCTGCAGCCGCCGTTCTACAAGCTGATGCTGTACTTGCTGAGCCTACCGCTGAGCGGTTTCTTTGCGCTTGGTTACTGGAACACGCTGTTGCACACACAGGCGCACTGGCTCCTGCTGCGGCTGTTCTTCAGGCGCCGAAACGTGGTGGAAGAGCTCCGAAAACAGCGGCAGTGTATTATTGTACAATTAGAGCAGGCCCGGCAGGCGTATATGGCACAGCAAGAGGGAGAATAA
- a CDS encoding HTTM domain-containing protein, with amino-acid sequence MKHLELYFRKVFTVDLRALALMRIWVAGIILIDLAIRATDLEAHYSNMGVLPLHVLHQHLWLPQFFSFHTLSGLWQFQLILFALAALCALCLLLGYKTRIATVLSWLLLLSLQNRNPLVIQGGDHLLRMLLFWGMFLPWGRYYAYDALHSPRTGAAPTGTNYFSAASAAYVLQIGLVYFCTAMLKDSPEWRTDGTALYYALSLDQILMPGGKLIYHYPELLRVLTLGTVYTEMLLPFLLLIPFYNSFFRMVVVAVLASFHIGISLTLFVGLFYLINIASVAGLLPQPAMDWIDRKLLSSFRRPRSGQFRWLFQSLRRLPLIHIRVQAQQPLIPRHLLPHLRNGFVSVVLLYCLWWNLDTTNLPLRKMPDSGRWFGYLLRLDQHWGMFSPTVFKDDGWYVLEGHTAGGKRIDLNQEGKAVDEAKPASVMALFKNDRWRKYSENYLFIHNTYARPYYCNYLIRRWNEAHPQQPITQLEVVYMLEPSLPDYQVAVPRREVLCSCANQPE; translated from the coding sequence ATGAAGCACCTGGAGCTATACTTCCGCAAAGTGTTTACTGTAGACCTGCGTGCGCTGGCTTTGATGCGCATTTGGGTGGCAGGCATCATCTTAATTGACCTTGCCATCAGGGCCACCGACCTGGAGGCGCATTACTCTAACATGGGGGTTTTGCCGCTGCACGTGTTGCACCAGCACCTGTGGCTCCCGCAGTTCTTCTCTTTCCACACTTTAAGCGGCCTTTGGCAGTTCCAGCTAATCCTATTCGCCCTGGCGGCACTGTGCGCGCTGTGCCTGCTGCTGGGCTATAAAACACGCATAGCCACTGTGCTGAGCTGGCTTCTGCTGCTGTCGCTCCAGAACAGGAACCCGCTTGTTATCCAGGGCGGAGACCACCTGCTGCGCATGCTGCTTTTCTGGGGGATGTTTCTGCCGTGGGGCAGGTACTACGCCTACGATGCCCTCCACAGCCCCCGCACGGGCGCGGCACCAACCGGCACCAACTACTTCAGTGCTGCCTCGGCAGCCTATGTCCTTCAGATCGGGTTGGTATACTTCTGCACCGCCATGCTGAAAGACTCGCCCGAGTGGCGCACCGACGGCACGGCCCTCTACTACGCCCTCAGCCTGGACCAGATCCTGATGCCGGGAGGCAAGCTGATCTACCATTACCCGGAGCTGCTTCGGGTACTTACGCTCGGCACCGTTTACACAGAAATGCTACTGCCGTTCCTGTTGCTCATCCCATTCTACAACAGCTTTTTCCGGATGGTGGTCGTGGCGGTGCTGGCCTCCTTCCATATCGGCATCAGCCTGACGCTGTTTGTAGGCCTGTTTTACCTGATCAACATTGCCTCCGTGGCTGGCCTGCTTCCGCAACCGGCCATGGACTGGATAGACAGGAAGCTTCTCTCCTCCTTCAGGAGGCCCCGCAGCGGGCAGTTCCGGTGGCTCTTCCAGAGCCTTCGCCGGCTACCGCTCATACACATCCGTGTGCAGGCGCAGCAGCCGCTCATCCCCCGGCACCTGCTACCGCACCTGCGCAACGGCTTTGTTTCGGTCGTGCTGCTGTACTGCCTTTGGTGGAACCTGGATACTACAAACCTGCCCCTCCGTAAAATGCCCGACAGCGGCCGCTGGTTCGGGTACCTGCTCCGGCTAGACCAGCACTGGGGCATGTTCTCCCCCACTGTTTTCAAAGACGATGGCTGGTATGTGCTGGAGGGGCATACTGCGGGCGGCAAACGCATCGACCTGAACCAGGAGGGCAAGGCTGTGGACGAGGCAAAGCCGGCCTCTGTGATGGCACTGTTCAAAAACGACCGCTGGCGCAAATATTCCGAGAACTACCTGTTTATCCACAACACCTACGCGCGGCCGTATTACTGCAACTATTTAATTCGCCGCTGGAATGAGGCGCACCCGCAGCAGCCGATCACGCAGCTGGAGGTCGTGTACATGCTGGAGCCATCCCTGCCGGACTACCAGGTGGCAGTGCCTAGGCGGGAGGTGCTCTGCAGCTGCGCGAATCAACCGGAGTAG
- a CDS encoding DUF3616 domain-containing protein, producing the protein MKKKVILQFDPKSSLSPGGKHVRDGLSTALCTGNNLWLSCDERTTIERLTRQPDGSYAGHQSFDLNNFLDLPARDANEVDIEGMGVADHYLWIMGSHSLKRKKPKRHDAVEKQIKRLAKVKTDPNRYLLARIPILQDEATGDYLLYREVENPDHPGTMLRAAQLRGNSHSSILTEVLEQDEHIAPFMAIPGKDNGFDVEGLAIFGKRIYIGLRGPVLRGWAMVLEVEAEEDETGVLHLKELENGKPYKKHFLHLRGKGIRELRFFGTDMYILAGPTMDLDGVIAIYRWRDAVHEKEQLLHNNELERLCEVPHGTGENTGKDKAEGLAIMDEEHVLAVFDSPTDARKVGQDAVQADVLRVVRK; encoded by the coding sequence ATGAAAAAGAAGGTTATACTTCAGTTCGACCCAAAGAGTAGCCTGAGCCCGGGCGGCAAGCATGTGCGCGACGGGCTATCCACTGCCCTCTGCACAGGTAACAACCTGTGGCTGAGCTGCGATGAGCGCACCACCATTGAGCGGCTCACCCGCCAGCCCGATGGCTCCTATGCCGGGCACCAGTCCTTTGACCTGAATAATTTTTTGGATCTGCCGGCCAGGGATGCCAACGAGGTAGACATAGAAGGGATGGGCGTGGCCGATCACTACCTCTGGATCATGGGCTCGCACAGCCTTAAGCGTAAAAAGCCGAAGCGGCACGATGCGGTTGAGAAGCAGATAAAGCGGCTCGCCAAGGTAAAGACCGACCCTAACCGCTATTTGCTCGCGCGCATCCCGATCCTGCAGGACGAAGCAACCGGAGACTACCTGTTGTACCGGGAAGTAGAGAACCCCGACCACCCGGGCACCATGCTGCGGGCGGCGCAGCTGCGCGGCAACAGCCACAGCAGCATCCTGACGGAGGTGCTGGAGCAAGACGAGCACATTGCGCCCTTTATGGCTATCCCCGGCAAGGACAACGGCTTTGACGTGGAGGGGCTGGCTATATTCGGGAAGCGCATTTACATAGGCCTGCGCGGGCCGGTGCTGCGTGGCTGGGCCATGGTGCTGGAGGTAGAGGCGGAGGAAGACGAAACAGGCGTGCTGCACCTAAAAGAGCTGGAGAACGGAAAGCCGTACAAAAAGCACTTTCTGCACCTGCGCGGCAAAGGCATCAGGGAGCTCCGGTTTTTCGGCACTGACATGTACATCCTTGCCGGGCCCACCATGGACCTGGATGGGGTGATTGCCATTTACCGCTGGCGCGACGCAGTGCATGAAAAAGAGCAGCTGCTACACAACAACGAACTGGAGCGGCTGTGCGAGGTGCCGCACGGCACTGGCGAAAACACCGGGAAGGACAAAGCAGAGGGGCTTGCCATCATGGACGAGGAGCATGTGCTGGCAGTGTTTGACAGCCCGACAGATGCGCGGAAGGTAGGCCAGGACGCGGTGCAGGCGGACGTGCTGCGGGTGGTAAGGAAATGA